A genomic region of Deinococcus aerophilus contains the following coding sequences:
- a CDS encoding glycerol-3-phosphate acyltransferase: MLSALVALLSYLLGSLVMGVLYSRRRGADIRAHDLPGGSGTYRQYGRRAAILVGAGDILKGVLAVLLARWLVPEMTWLATLFVVLGHCYPLYFRFRGGAGIAPLLGALLAAAPVTLLGTLALALALIPLYRATLQPALQLNAVPFATAVAVPLGLLLALRCGGVADLLAGGAVMAVRAAHLLAFPVVARRGGA; the protein is encoded by the coding sequence ATGCTGTCCGCGCTGGTCGCCCTCCTGTCCTACCTGCTCGGATCCCTGGTGATGGGCGTGCTGTACTCGCGGCGGCGCGGCGCGGACATCCGCGCACATGACCTGCCCGGCGGCAGCGGCACCTACCGGCAGTATGGGCGCCGCGCGGCCATCCTGGTGGGCGCCGGAGACATCCTCAAGGGTGTGCTTGCCGTGCTGCTGGCCCGCTGGCTGGTGCCGGAGATGACGTGGCTCGCAACGCTGTTCGTGGTGCTGGGGCACTGCTACCCGCTGTATTTCCGGTTCCGGGGCGGTGCCGGCATCGCTCCGCTTCTGGGGGCGCTGCTGGCGGCGGCGCCAGTGACCCTGCTGGGCACGCTGGCGCTGGCCCTGGCCCTGATTCCGCTGTACCGGGCCACGTTGCAACCAGCGCTGCAGCTCAATGCCGTGCCGTTTGCCACGGCGGTGGCCGTGCCGCTGGGGCTGCTGCTGGCCCTGCGCTGCGGTGGGGTGGCCGATCTGCTCGCGGGCGGAGCCGTGATGGCGGTGCGGGCCGCCCACCTGCTCGCCTTTCCGGTCGTTGCCAGGCGAGGCGGAGCGTGA
- a CDS encoding HesA/MoeB/ThiF family protein, producing MSTHDPAVPDRPTAPDRAALSREELRRYSRQLLVPEWHAANAQERLGRASVLVVGAGGLGGPVIAQLAGAGVGSLLIADGDTVGLSNLHRQVLFSAEDVGRSKAEVAAARAQAINPHVRVQTAPAVNAANLDGLLERVTLAVDATDNFETRYAVADACVRLGREWVWGAASGVSGMVSVFGPGLGLRDVFPDPSGAPSCDEAGVLGPVPNLVGSMMALEALKVLGGVGEPLRGRLWTLDALSGRSRILSLAAATGL from the coding sequence ATGAGCACGCACGATCCCGCAGTGCCGGACCGGCCCACGGCGCCGGACCGCGCCGCCCTGTCGCGCGAGGAACTGCGCCGCTACTCGCGCCAGCTGCTCGTGCCCGAGTGGCACGCGGCGAATGCCCAGGAACGGCTGGGGCGGGCCTCGGTGCTGGTGGTGGGGGCCGGCGGGCTGGGGGGGCCGGTGATCGCGCAGCTCGCGGGAGCGGGCGTGGGATCCCTGCTGATTGCCGACGGAGACACCGTGGGCCTCAGCAACCTGCACCGGCAGGTGCTTTTTTCAGCCGAGGATGTGGGCCGCTCCAAGGCCGAGGTCGCGGCCGCCCGCGCTCAGGCCATCAATCCGCACGTCCGGGTGCAGACGGCGCCCGCCGTGAACGCCGCCAATCTGGACGGCCTGCTGGAGCGGGTCACCCTCGCCGTCGACGCCACCGACAACTTCGAGACCCGCTACGCTGTGGCCGACGCCTGCGTGCGGCTGGGGCGCGAGTGGGTGTGGGGCGCGGCAAGTGGGGTCAGCGGCATGGTCAGTGTGTTTGGCCCCGGACTGGGACTGCGCGACGTCTTTCCCGATCCCAGCGGCGCACCGTCGTGCGACGAGGCTGGGGTGTTGGGTCCGGTGCCCAACCTGGTGGGCAGCATGATGGCCCTGGAAGCCCTCAAGGTGCTGGGCGGCGTGGGGGAGCCGCTGCGCGGGCGCCTGTGGACCCTGGACGCCCTGTCGGGACGCAGCCGCATCCTGTCTCTGGCAGCGGCCACCGGTCTCTGA
- a CDS encoding HU family DNA-binding protein has product MTRMNRPESEAASRTSSGTGNKIAKTQIVDHVAEQTSLNRKQAGEAVSAMLDCMISALREGRRVGLPGLGTLSVTQTAARTGVRPGTSQRIQIPAGKKVAFKVASTLKQQL; this is encoded by the coding sequence ATGACCAGAATGAACAGACCCGAAAGCGAAGCGGCTTCCAGAACATCGTCCGGCACGGGCAACAAGATTGCCAAGACCCAGATCGTGGACCACGTGGCAGAGCAGACGAGCCTGAACCGCAAACAGGCCGGCGAGGCGGTCAGCGCCATGCTCGACTGCATGATCTCGGCGCTGCGGGAGGGCCGGCGGGTGGGCCTGCCCGGCCTGGGCACCCTGAGCGTAACCCAGACTGCCGCGCGCACCGGAGTGCGCCCCGGCACCAGCCAGCGCATCCAGATTCCTGCCGGCAAGAAGGTGGCCTTCAAGGTCGCCAGCACCCTCAAGCAACAGCTCTAG
- a CDS encoding glycine betaine ABC transporter substrate-binding protein: MRKSTGLMLAVLAGSVLGSVAAAKPIVVGSKLDPEAQILGQMIVLTLKNAGLDVTDKTNLGDTGVNRKAILAGEIDVYPEYTGNAVYLFPAAKITSKQAGNPGTIYGLARQLDSKNGITWLKPASVNNTWVIAVPEKLASSAKLSSVADLAKYLNAGGKFKMAGSPEFFNRPDTMPAFEATYGFKLSADQKLVLAGATPPQTQQAAANGTNGVNAAMAYGTDGTLSALKMVALKDPKGAQAVYQPAAIIRTATLKANPQIEALLNKTFATLSQSTLQGLNAKVALEGRTARDVAQEYLKGKGLIK, translated from the coding sequence ATGAGAAAATCGACAGGATTGATGCTGGCCGTGCTGGCAGGCAGTGTGCTGGGCAGCGTGGCTGCGGCCAAGCCCATCGTGGTGGGCAGCAAACTTGACCCCGAGGCCCAGATTCTGGGACAGATGATCGTGCTGACGCTGAAGAATGCCGGCTTGGACGTCACCGACAAGACCAACCTGGGCGATACCGGAGTGAACCGCAAGGCCATTCTGGCCGGTGAAATCGACGTGTACCCCGAGTACACCGGCAACGCGGTGTACCTGTTTCCCGCCGCCAAGATCACGTCCAAGCAGGCGGGCAATCCCGGCACCATCTACGGCTTGGCTCGCCAGCTGGACAGCAAGAACGGCATCACGTGGCTCAAGCCCGCCAGCGTCAACAACACCTGGGTCATCGCCGTGCCCGAGAAGCTCGCGAGCAGCGCGAAGCTGAGCAGTGTGGCCGATCTGGCCAAGTACCTCAATGCCGGCGGCAAGTTCAAGATGGCCGGCAGCCCCGAATTCTTTAACCGTCCCGATACCATGCCCGCTTTCGAGGCAACCTACGGCTTCAAGCTGAGCGCCGATCAGAAACTGGTGCTCGCGGGCGCGACCCCGCCCCAGACCCAGCAGGCCGCCGCCAACGGCACCAACGGCGTGAACGCAGCGATGGCCTACGGCACCGACGGCACCCTCTCGGCACTGAAGATGGTCGCCCTGAAAGACCCCAAGGGCGCGCAGGCGGTATACCAGCCGGCCGCGATCATCCGCACGGCGACCCTCAAGGCCAACCCGCAGATCGAGGCACTGCTGAACAAGACCTTCGCCACCCTCTCGCAGTCGACCCTGCAGGGCCTGAACGCCAAAGTAGCGCTGGAAGGCCGCACTGCCCGCGACGTGGCGCAGGAGTACCTCAAGGGCAAGGGGCTGATCAAGTGA
- a CDS encoding ABC transporter permease has protein sequence MLAAAALPWVLLRPNRLAPGDYLRLPVSLIVLVVALALLPALIARWRRAAVWLPAGAALVAAFWLLGTQTAGALDAQTSIARASAASGFWLFLLGAGTATYGAGLAGQRSGGAARWLAWLWLPAIAALFLTGQLSSWSVLIEGRNEGPRWVQELAQHLRLVGSALGLAVVIGVPLAIWASGRERVAGAVLGLANAVQTVPSLALLGLLIAPLSALATAFPRLRELGISGIGVAPALTAMTLYALLPVVRNGVVALTGVPPGAVDAARGMGMTRAQRFWRVQLPLALPVWLTGIRQAAVLLVGVAAVAALIGAGGLGTYIFKGLQSAAADLILLGAVPAALLAIGLDAALRGLERLLGRRLGRA, from the coding sequence ATGCTGGCGGCCGCCGCGCTGCCGTGGGTGCTGCTGCGGCCCAACCGACTGGCCCCCGGCGACTATCTGCGGCTGCCGGTTTCCCTGATCGTGCTGGTGGTGGCGCTGGCCCTGTTGCCGGCGCTGATTGCCCGCTGGCGACGCGCGGCGGTGTGGCTGCCCGCCGGAGCGGCCCTGGTGGCAGCCTTCTGGCTGCTGGGCACCCAGACCGCGGGCGCACTGGATGCGCAGACCTCTATTGCGCGGGCCAGCGCGGCCAGTGGGTTCTGGCTGTTCTTGCTGGGGGCGGGCACGGCCACCTACGGGGCAGGGCTGGCCGGTCAGCGCTCGGGTGGGGCGGCGCGGTGGCTGGCGTGGCTGTGGCTGCCTGCCATTGCAGCGCTGTTCCTGACCGGGCAGCTGTCCTCGTGGTCGGTGCTGATCGAGGGCCGCAACGAGGGACCGCGCTGGGTTCAGGAGCTGGCGCAGCACCTGCGGCTGGTGGGCAGCGCGCTGGGCCTGGCCGTCGTGATCGGCGTCCCGCTGGCAATCTGGGCGTCGGGGCGCGAGCGGGTGGCAGGGGCGGTGCTGGGTCTGGCCAACGCCGTACAGACGGTGCCCAGCCTCGCCCTGCTGGGCCTGCTGATCGCCCCACTCTCGGCGCTGGCCACCGCCTTTCCGCGCCTGCGCGAGCTGGGCATCAGCGGCATCGGGGTGGCCCCGGCGCTGACGGCCATGACGCTGTACGCGCTGCTGCCGGTGGTGCGCAACGGGGTGGTCGCCCTGACCGGCGTGCCGCCCGGCGCGGTGGACGCGGCCCGCGGCATGGGCATGACCCGCGCGCAGCGCTTCTGGCGGGTCCAGCTGCCGCTGGCGCTGCCGGTGTGGCTCACCGGCATCCGGCAGGCGGCCGTGCTGCTCGTGGGTGTGGCCGCCGTGGCCGCCCTGATCGGCGCGGGGGGGCTGGGCACCTATATCTTCAAGGGCCTGCAAAGTGCCGCCGCCGACCTGATCCTGCTGGGCGCGGTGCCCGCCGCACTGCTGGCCATCGGGCTGGACGCCGCGCTGCGCGGCCTGGAACGGCTGCTGGGCCGCCGCCTGGGGAGGGCGTGA
- a CDS encoding ABC transporter ATP-binding protein gives MIELQQLEKRYGETHAVRDLNLSFPDGELTALLGPSGCGKTTTLRMINRLIEPSGGRVLLNGQDTRDLRPEALRRGIGYVIQQIGLFPHLSVAQNVATVPDLLGRDRAQTRRRVDELLELTGLDPAVFRGKKPSELSGGQAQRVGVARALAADPPVLLMDEPFGALDPLARDTLQEAFRDIQRRLRKTVIMVTHDIDEALRLGDRVALMRAGQLEQFGTPDDLIHRPASGFVRQFLGEDATLRQLAGRNVTEFLTPGSGQAGLPTIEAALNARSALSVMLREGSDALNVVRDGVTVGTVTWAALRGDEVAPSSRGVGG, from the coding sequence ATGATCGAACTGCAGCAGCTGGAAAAACGCTACGGCGAGACCCACGCCGTGCGCGACCTGAACCTGAGCTTTCCCGACGGCGAACTGACGGCCCTGCTCGGCCCCTCCGGCTGCGGCAAGACCACCACCCTGCGGATGATCAACCGCCTGATCGAGCCTTCGGGGGGGCGGGTGCTGCTCAACGGCCAGGACACGCGCGACCTGCGTCCCGAGGCGCTGCGGCGCGGCATCGGCTACGTGATTCAACAGATCGGTCTGTTTCCGCACCTCAGCGTGGCGCAGAACGTCGCCACCGTGCCCGACCTGCTGGGCCGGGACCGGGCGCAGACGCGCCGCCGGGTCGATGAGCTGCTGGAGCTGACCGGTCTGGACCCGGCGGTGTTCCGGGGCAAGAAACCCAGCGAGCTGTCGGGCGGACAGGCGCAGCGGGTGGGGGTGGCCCGCGCCCTGGCCGCCGATCCTCCGGTGCTGCTGATGGACGAGCCCTTCGGCGCACTTGACCCGCTGGCACGCGACACCCTGCAAGAAGCGTTCCGGGACATCCAGCGCCGCCTGCGCAAGACCGTCATCATGGTGACCCACGACATTGACGAGGCGCTGCGTCTGGGCGACCGGGTGGCGCTGATGCGGGCGGGACAGCTCGAGCAGTTCGGCACCCCCGACGACCTGATCCACCGCCCGGCCAGCGGGTTCGTGCGGCAGTTCCTGGGCGAGGACGCCACCCTGCGGCAACTCGCTGGACGCAACGTGACCGAGTTCCTGACGCCGGGCAGCGGACAGGCCGGGCTGCCGACCATCGAGGCGGCACTGAACGCCCGCAGCGCCCTGAGCGTCATGTTGCGCGAGGGCAGCGACGCCCTGAACGTCGTGCGTGATGGGGTGACGGTGGGCACCGTGACCTGGGCCGCCCTGCGCGGGGATGAGGTCGCCCCATCCTCCCGCGGGGTGGGCGGGTGA
- a CDS encoding ABC transporter permease → MGWTALLWPALLLLGLVPGALAPLINSLQLGEVPASFDPPLWRLTLTHLGLVLLSTVVVVLIGLPIAVAVTRPRREALRQLAETLVGLGQTVPTFAILALAVPVLGFGWKPTLLGLIAYGLVPVVSNAVAGLQAVDPGALDAARGMGMTAWQRLRRVELPLALPVILAGVRTTTVYNVGTATVGAALGAGGLGGPIINGLSQQNTALVLVGAVLAALLALSLDALLGLLTPGRALQDT, encoded by the coding sequence ATGGGGTGGACCGCGCTGCTGTGGCCCGCGTTGCTGCTGCTTGGGCTGGTGCCCGGTGCCCTCGCTCCGCTGATCAACTCCCTGCAGCTGGGAGAGGTGCCGGCCAGCTTCGATCCGCCCCTGTGGCGGCTGACGCTGACCCACCTGGGACTGGTGTTGCTGTCGACCGTGGTGGTCGTGCTGATCGGGCTGCCCATCGCGGTGGCCGTGACCCGTCCTCGCCGCGAGGCCCTGCGGCAACTCGCCGAAACCCTGGTCGGGCTGGGGCAGACGGTGCCCACCTTCGCCATTCTCGCGCTGGCGGTGCCGGTGCTGGGCTTTGGCTGGAAGCCCACGCTGCTGGGCCTGATCGCGTACGGCCTGGTGCCGGTGGTCAGCAATGCGGTGGCGGGCCTGCAGGCCGTTGATCCCGGCGCGCTGGACGCTGCCCGCGGCATGGGCATGACGGCGTGGCAGCGGCTGCGGCGGGTCGAGCTGCCGCTGGCCCTGCCGGTCATTCTGGCCGGCGTGCGCACCACCACGGTCTACAACGTCGGCACGGCCACGGTCGGCGCGGCGCTGGGGGCGGGCGGCCTGGGCGGACCAATCATCAACGGCCTGTCGCAGCAGAACACGGCCCTCGTGCTGGTCGGCGCTGTGCTGGCCGCCCTGCTGGCCCTGAGTCTGGACGCCCTGCTGGGCCTGCTGACCCCCGGACGGGCGCTGCAGGACACCTGA